A window from Halomicrobium urmianum encodes these proteins:
- the dacZ gene encoding diadenylate cyclase DacZ — protein sequence MTELQALVEEFVADADAVFLFSPSASLYERFEDCEQEVVVVAAENAVEAPSFVELPLEFTDLEGRVRFGIEGALDRGFVDEDDDVLCIADAFGKAADTFVRVGTDEFSPSGVYDLFTNSRAEPSVIRDVIDVVVELGKKGQKGKPVGALFVVGDAGKVMNKSRPLSYNPFEKSHVHVGDPIVNVMLKEFSRLDGAFVISDAGKIVSAYRYLEPSAEGVDIPKGLGTRHMAAGAISRDTNAVAIVLSESDGLVRAFKGGELILELDPEEY from the coding sequence ATGACCGAGCTGCAGGCGCTGGTCGAGGAGTTCGTCGCCGACGCGGATGCCGTGTTCCTGTTCTCACCGAGCGCGTCGCTGTACGAGCGATTCGAGGACTGCGAGCAGGAGGTGGTCGTCGTCGCCGCGGAGAACGCGGTCGAGGCGCCCTCGTTCGTCGAGCTACCCCTCGAGTTCACCGACCTCGAGGGCCGAGTCCGCTTCGGCATCGAGGGAGCGCTGGATCGGGGATTCGTCGACGAGGACGACGACGTGCTCTGCATCGCCGACGCATTCGGCAAGGCGGCGGACACGTTCGTCCGCGTCGGCACCGACGAGTTCTCACCCTCCGGCGTCTACGACCTGTTCACCAACAGCCGGGCGGAGCCGTCCGTCATCCGCGACGTCATCGACGTCGTCGTCGAACTCGGGAAGAAGGGCCAGAAGGGCAAGCCCGTCGGCGCGCTGTTCGTCGTCGGCGACGCCGGCAAGGTGATGAACAAGTCCCGGCCCCTCTCCTACAACCCCTTCGAGAAGTCCCACGTCCACGTCGGCGACCCCATCGTGAACGTGATGCTCAAGGAGTTCTCCCGGCTGGACGGCGCCTTCGTCATCTCCGACGCGGGCAAGATCGTCTCCGCGTACCGCTACCTCGAACCCTCGGCCGAGGGGGTGGACATCCCGAAGGGCCTGGGCACCCGGCACATGGCCGCCGGCGCCATCTCGCGCGACACCAACGCCGTGGCCATCGTCCTCTCCGAGAGCGACGGGCTGGTGCGGGCGTTCAAGGGCGGCGAGTTGATCCTCGAACTCGATCCGGAGGAGTACTGA
- a CDS encoding mechanosensitive ion channel domain-containing protein: protein MQFDWADLIRRIFSRETAFTVSVAILVLGAVLGYFVWRWTRDLMRDAGVPEAVEGTPFERTARRFGTSTVGLVSNLAALFVYVGAVILALNVSQLSDTALFWSQFTGFLPDLFVAAFALILGLIAGDKAKLVVSERLRSVKLPEAGLLPELVKYSIFFLALLIALDQLGVATGALLILLAAYAFGLVFLSGLAFKDLLAAGAAGVYLVLTQPYGIGDEIRVDGHRGIVQEVGMFVTHIESDEEEYIVPNNRVFASGVVRVRS from the coding sequence ATGCAGTTCGACTGGGCGGATCTCATCCGACGGATATTCTCCCGTGAGACGGCCTTCACCGTCTCCGTCGCCATCCTCGTCCTGGGCGCGGTACTCGGTTACTTCGTCTGGCGGTGGACCCGCGACCTGATGCGGGACGCCGGCGTCCCCGAGGCCGTAGAGGGGACGCCCTTCGAGCGGACTGCCCGCCGGTTCGGGACGTCGACGGTCGGTCTCGTCTCGAACCTCGCGGCGCTGTTCGTCTACGTGGGCGCGGTCATCCTCGCGCTCAACGTCTCGCAGCTTTCGGACACGGCACTGTTCTGGTCGCAATTCACCGGCTTCCTCCCGGACCTGTTCGTCGCCGCCTTCGCGCTGATCCTCGGACTGATCGCGGGCGACAAGGCCAAGCTCGTCGTCTCGGAGCGCCTGCGCAGCGTCAAGCTCCCCGAGGCCGGCCTCCTGCCGGAGCTGGTCAAGTACAGCATCTTCTTCCTCGCGCTACTGATCGCGCTCGACCAGCTCGGCGTCGCGACGGGCGCGCTGCTGATCCTGCTGGCCGCCTACGCCTTCGGCCTCGTGTTCCTCTCCGGGCTGGCGTTCAAGGACCTGCTGGCCGCCGGCGCGGCCGGCGTCTACCTCGTGCTGACCCAGCCCTACGGCATCGGCGACGAGATCCGGGTCGACGGCCACCGCGGCATCGTCCAGGAGGTCGGCATGTTCGTCACTCACATCGAGAGCGACGAGGAGGAGTACATCGTCCCCAACAACCGGGTGTTCGCGTCCGGCGTCGTCCGCGTCCGGAGCTGA
- a CDS encoding acyltransferase — MTGPRRHDRIERTATPGPRNSMRHWPEAKRPLRIVVNFLVVWLIRYSPSLRAKSWLLRRLGATVGEGVSLGLTATPDVFWPELITIEDHAIVGYDATVLCHEFLQDEYRTGEVVIGEGAMIGAGAVLLPGVEVGAGAQVGANAVVTKDVPPGATVAGIPAEPIDED; from the coding sequence GTGACCGGACCGCGGCGACACGACCGGATCGAGCGGACCGCCACGCCGGGCCCGCGCAACTCGATGCGCCACTGGCCCGAGGCGAAGCGGCCGCTCCGCATCGTGGTCAACTTCCTCGTCGTCTGGCTGATCCGCTACTCGCCGAGCCTGCGGGCGAAGAGCTGGCTGCTGCGTCGGCTGGGCGCGACGGTCGGAGAGGGCGTCTCGCTGGGGCTGACGGCCACGCCGGACGTGTTCTGGCCGGAGCTGATCACGATCGAGGACCACGCCATCGTGGGCTACGACGCGACCGTCCTCTGCCACGAGTTCCTCCAGGACGAGTACCGCACGGGCGAAGTGGTGATCGGCGAAGGAGCGATGATCGGTGCCGGGGCCGTCCTGCTCCCGGGCGTTGAGGTAGGCGCGGGGGCACAGGTGGGTGCCAACGCCGTGGTCACGAAGGACGTGCCGCCCGGTGCGACCGTGGCCGGCATCCCGGCGGAGCCGATCGACGAGGACTGA
- a CDS encoding TrkH family potassium uptake protein, with product MTSIDFRTTASILGAILRWYAVPFLAPVLVALLYGESPVPYAIPMLGTLALGVGLERLERERLQEREAFLVVSLSWLSVGLIGAVPLVVEGTGVFDSPVNAAFEGMSGITTTGATVIRDFDVHSRALLMWRQVLQWLGGLGILLLATAVLSRLSVAGAQLMESEARTESTRLTPKIEDTARIIVGIYVGLTALAALVLFALGVAGLAPEMTAYDAVAHALTSVATAGFSPRAESVGAFAPVVHWVVVAFMALGATSFALLYALVRGDLARLRESEEFRFYVGILGVTSLLMVGLLLTDPDYAAGPWTAVRQSVFQVTSIVTTTGFATVDFNTWSPAAKQVLFMCMFVGGMVGSTTCSIKALRWLVVLKAFGRDLSVASHRGAVRVVRLSGDAVDEETIRDVYAYTLVALVFFLLATVLIVADGARANQSVTEFEALTAAASTFFNIGPAFGRAGPYGTYEGFARSSKVLMTLLMWVGRIEIIPVLVLLTPNFWR from the coding sequence GTGACCTCGATCGACTTCCGGACGACGGCGAGCATCCTCGGGGCGATTCTGCGCTGGTACGCAGTCCCCTTCCTGGCGCCCGTCCTCGTGGCGCTGCTGTACGGCGAGTCGCCGGTTCCGTACGCGATCCCGATGCTCGGGACGCTCGCTCTCGGCGTCGGCCTGGAGCGGCTCGAGCGGGAGCGCCTGCAGGAGCGGGAGGCGTTCCTCGTCGTCTCGCTGTCGTGGCTGAGCGTCGGACTGATCGGTGCGGTCCCACTGGTCGTCGAGGGGACCGGTGTGTTCGATTCGCCGGTCAACGCCGCCTTCGAGGGCATGAGCGGGATCACGACCACGGGCGCGACGGTGATCCGGGACTTCGACGTCCACTCCCGGGCGCTGCTGATGTGGCGGCAGGTCCTCCAGTGGCTCGGCGGCCTCGGCATCCTGCTGCTGGCGACGGCCGTGCTCTCGCGGCTGTCCGTCGCCGGCGCGCAGTTGATGGAGTCGGAGGCCCGCACCGAGTCGACGCGGCTGACCCCGAAGATAGAGGACACCGCACGGATCATCGTCGGCATCTACGTCGGGCTGACCGCGCTGGCCGCGCTCGTGCTGTTCGCGCTCGGGGTCGCCGGTCTCGCGCCGGAGATGACCGCCTACGACGCCGTCGCGCACGCGCTGACGTCGGTGGCGACCGCCGGCTTCTCGCCCCGTGCGGAGAGCGTCGGCGCCTTCGCGCCGGTCGTCCACTGGGTCGTCGTCGCGTTCATGGCGCTGGGGGCGACGAGTTTCGCTCTCCTGTACGCGCTGGTCCGCGGGGACCTCGCCCGACTGCGCGAGAGCGAGGAGTTCCGCTTCTACGTCGGGATCCTCGGGGTCACGAGCCTGCTGATGGTCGGCCTGCTCCTCACCGACCCCGACTACGCGGCCGGGCCGTGGACGGCGGTCCGCCAGAGCGTCTTCCAGGTCACTTCCATCGTGACGACGACGGGCTTCGCGACGGTCGACTTCAACACGTGGTCGCCGGCGGCCAAGCAGGTGCTGTTCATGTGCATGTTCGTCGGCGGGATGGTGGGGTCGACGACCTGCTCGATCAAGGCGCTGCGGTGGCTGGTCGTCCTGAAGGCGTTCGGTCGCGACCTGTCGGTAGCCTCCCACCGCGGCGCCGTACGGGTCGTCAGACTGAGCGGCGACGCCGTTGACGAGGAGACGATCCGCGACGTGTACGCCTATACGCTCGTCGCGCTGGTCTTCTTCCTGCTCGCGACGGTCCTGATCGTGGCCGACGGTGCACGGGCGAACCAGTCGGTCACGGAGTTCGAGGCGCTGACGGCGGCCGCGTCGACCTTCTTCAACATCGGTCCGGCGTTCGGGCGAGCCGGACCCTACGGCACGTACGAGGGGTTCGCGCGGTCGAGCAAGGTGCTGATGACGCTGCTGATGTGGGTCGGGCGCATCGAGATCATCCCCGTGCTCGTGTTGCTCACGCCGAACTTCTGGCGGTGA
- a CDS encoding GNAT family N-acetyltransferase — translation MAKSQHDTTTTATTVTVRPFDGDHAGFLELYEDVWGRSRGRDWFDWRFRSNPAADAVGMVVAEADGRLVGTEPCLPFALRAGAERLRGLQPADWIVHPDYRRQGVFSRMTRRWIDDVADADLFFNFPSAALLPGLDSYGWRTAGPLRTYYRLQRPGTIADALDVNAACTAVLRRLAPVAGRCLDLVASADEREYQRVVSHDGVPVGVLTDLYERSVPDALHVERSAAYLSWRYDNPCWDVTTYVSRLDGDPTAALIACRRSIPAVEKTTVADALPLAVPDEWTRAGFEACLAALCRDHADAAVLDAAADSLPTEVLAAAGFVPGDRFPLSTCTDATTFVTRPIDATVLPGRALDETENWHLSLGERDIA, via the coding sequence GTGGCCAAGTCCCAGCACGACACGACGACGACAGCGACCACCGTCACGGTCAGACCGTTCGACGGGGACCACGCCGGGTTCCTGGAACTGTACGAGGACGTGTGGGGGCGGTCCCGCGGCCGGGACTGGTTCGACTGGCGGTTCCGATCGAACCCCGCGGCCGACGCCGTCGGGATGGTCGTCGCCGAGGCCGACGGCAGACTGGTCGGTACCGAGCCCTGCCTGCCCTTCGCCCTCCGGGCCGGAGCGGAGCGGCTGCGCGGCCTCCAGCCCGCCGACTGGATCGTCCACCCCGACTACCGCCGCCAGGGCGTGTTCAGCCGGATGACCCGTCGGTGGATCGACGACGTCGCCGACGCCGACCTGTTCTTCAACTTCCCGTCGGCGGCGCTGCTGCCGGGTCTGGACTCGTACGGGTGGCGCACCGCCGGGCCGCTCCGGACGTACTACCGGCTCCAGCGGCCCGGCACCATCGCCGACGCGCTCGACGTGAACGCGGCCTGCACCGCGGTGCTCCGCCGCCTCGCCCCCGTCGCCGGCCGGTGTCTCGACCTCGTCGCGTCCGCCGACGAGCGCGAATACCAGCGAGTGGTCAGCCACGACGGCGTGCCCGTCGGCGTCCTCACCGACCTCTACGAGCGCTCGGTCCCGGACGCCCTCCACGTCGAGCGCTCGGCGGCGTACCTGTCCTGGCGCTACGACAACCCCTGCTGGGACGTAACGACCTACGTCTCGCGGCTGGATGGAGATCCGACGGCGGCGCTGATCGCCTGCCGGCGCTCGATACCGGCCGTGGAGAAGACGACCGTCGCGGACGCCCTTCCACTGGCGGTCCCCGACGAGTGGACCCGCGCTGGGTTCGAGGCGTGCCTGGCGGCGCTGTGCCGGGACCACGCCGACGCGGCCGTCCTCGACGCCGCGGCCGACTCCCTCCCGACCGAAGTGCTCGCCGCTGCCGGTTTCGTCCCCGGCGACCGGTTCCCGCTGTCGACGTGTACCGACGCGACGACGTTCGTCACCCGACCGATCGACGCGACGGTGCTGCCCGGCCGCGCGCTCGACGAGACGGAGAACTGGCACCTCTCGCTGGGCGAGCGGGACATCGCCTGA
- the purD gene encoding phosphoribosylamine--glycine ligase: protein MVETVLLVGGGGREHAIARALADSAADLYACAGNRNPGIAAVAEGFETLDSTNPTAVRTYAQEVDATLAVIGPEAALEAGVADALDDAGVYTFGPQEEQARIETDKGFQRRFMEEHDVPGCPDFETFEDMEAACEYVDDYDGDLAIKPAGLTGGKGVRVTGDQISKAEAKEYLRESDYERVVLEERLIGEEFTVQAFVADGELRATPAVQDHKRAYEGDEGPNTGGMGSYSDAGLELPFMTEDDYMEAVDVLRATVDALEGYKGVLYGQFMLTAEGVKVVEFNARFGDPEAMNTLPVLNTDFLDVLVAAREGDSLPKLSFAPKATVCKYAVPDGYPTDPEAGAEVTVDDESVDEAAAGVEGGEGILYYASVDERSDGIYTTTSRSFAVVGVADTIADAETIADEALVGAGEQGLRVRHDIGTADLVQQRIDHVARLRGE from the coding sequence ATGGTAGAGACAGTGCTGCTGGTCGGTGGGGGCGGTCGGGAACACGCCATCGCCCGCGCGCTCGCCGACTCGGCCGCGGACCTGTACGCGTGCGCCGGCAACCGCAACCCCGGCATCGCGGCCGTCGCCGAGGGCTTCGAGACGCTCGACTCGACCAACCCCACGGCGGTCAGGACCTACGCTCAGGAGGTCGACGCGACGCTGGCCGTCATCGGCCCGGAAGCGGCCCTGGAGGCCGGCGTGGCCGACGCCCTGGACGACGCCGGCGTCTACACGTTCGGCCCGCAGGAGGAGCAGGCCCGCATCGAGACGGACAAGGGCTTTCAGCGCCGGTTCATGGAGGAGCACGACGTCCCGGGCTGCCCGGACTTCGAGACCTTCGAGGACATGGAGGCGGCCTGCGAGTACGTCGACGACTACGACGGCGACCTCGCGATCAAGCCGGCCGGGCTGACCGGCGGCAAGGGCGTCCGCGTCACGGGCGACCAGATCAGCAAGGCGGAGGCCAAGGAGTACCTCCGCGAGTCGGACTACGAACGGGTCGTCCTCGAGGAGCGCCTGATCGGCGAGGAGTTCACCGTCCAGGCGTTCGTCGCCGACGGCGAACTGCGGGCCACGCCGGCCGTCCAGGACCACAAGCGCGCCTACGAGGGCGACGAGGGCCCCAACACGGGCGGCATGGGCAGCTACTCCGACGCCGGCCTCGAGTTACCGTTCATGACCGAGGACGACTACATGGAGGCCGTCGACGTCCTCCGGGCGACGGTCGACGCCCTCGAGGGCTACAAGGGCGTCCTCTACGGGCAGTTCATGCTCACCGCGGAGGGCGTGAAGGTCGTCGAGTTCAACGCCCGCTTCGGCGACCCCGAGGCGATGAACACCCTGCCGGTGCTCAACACGGACTTCCTCGACGTGCTGGTGGCGGCCCGCGAGGGCGATTCGCTGCCGAAGCTCTCGTTCGCCCCGAAGGCGACCGTCTGCAAGTACGCCGTCCCCGACGGCTACCCCACCGACCCCGAGGCGGGCGCGGAGGTCACCGTGGACGACGAGAGCGTCGACGAGGCCGCGGCGGGCGTCGAGGGCGGAGAGGGCATCCTCTACTACGCCAGCGTCGACGAGCGGTCGGACGGCATCTACACGACGACCTCCCGCTCCTTTGCCGTCGTGGGCGTCGCGGACACCATCGCCGACGCGGAGACCATTGCCGACGAGGCGCTGGTCGGCGCCGGCGAGCAGGGCCTGCGGGTGCGCCACGACATCGGCACGGCCGACCTGGTCCAGCAGCGCATCGACCACGTGGCCCGACTGCGGGGCGAGTAG
- a CDS encoding thioredoxin domain-containing protein, whose product MSDDPDPTERNRLDEEESPYLRQHADNPVNWQPWDERALAAAREENRPIFLSIGYAACHWCHVMEEESFQDEAVAEVLNEHFVPIKVDREERPDLDSVYMSICQQVTGRGGWPLSAWLTPEGKPFYVGTYFPPEEKRGMPAFGDLLQDIAGSWSDPEDREEMHNRAEQWTSAIESDLSQPSPSADGETPGPDVLETATNAAVRGADREHGGWGGGGGPKFPQPGRLQSLARAAERDGREDAREVLTETLSAMVSGGLFDHVGGGFHRYCTDREWVVPHFEKMLYDNAEIPRALLTGYQLTGEEAYAEAAARTFAFVERELTHDGGGFYSTLGAQSPAFDEDGEAGEDEEGAFYVWTPEQVEAAVEDETDADLFRDRFGVTERGNFEGATVLTISESVADLAASYDLDESEVEQRLERAREQVFEARAERPRPDRDEKVLAGWNGLMVSALAEGALILDDAYAERAADALSFVREHLWDDAEGELKRRFKGQDVRIDGYLEDYAFLARGALDLFQATGEVEHLAFALDLGRAIEREFWDEEDETLYFTPESGESLVARPQELTDQSTPSSAGVAVQTLFALDHFTDHDRFAGIAEGVLATHANDVEASPMQHASLVVAADQYHEGELELTLVAEDVPAEWRETLAETYVPGRLLAWRPADDGELERWLDALDLTEAPPIWADRGQRDGEPTVYACRNFACSPPDREIASALEWAAEEV is encoded by the coding sequence ATGAGCGACGATCCGGACCCCACCGAGCGCAACCGGCTCGACGAGGAGGAGAGCCCCTACCTGCGCCAGCACGCGGACAACCCGGTCAACTGGCAGCCCTGGGACGAGCGGGCCCTGGCGGCGGCACGGGAAGAGAACAGGCCCATCTTCCTCTCGATCGGCTACGCCGCCTGCCACTGGTGTCACGTCATGGAGGAGGAGAGCTTCCAGGACGAGGCCGTCGCGGAGGTCCTCAACGAGCACTTCGTCCCGATCAAGGTCGACCGCGAGGAGCGGCCGGACCTGGACTCGGTGTACATGAGCATCTGCCAGCAGGTGACCGGCCGCGGCGGGTGGCCCCTCTCGGCGTGGCTCACGCCGGAGGGCAAGCCCTTCTACGTCGGGACCTACTTCCCGCCGGAGGAGAAGCGCGGCATGCCCGCGTTCGGGGACCTGCTGCAGGACATCGCCGGCTCCTGGTCCGACCCGGAGGACCGCGAGGAGATGCACAACCGAGCCGAGCAGTGGACCAGCGCCATCGAGAGCGACCTGAGCCAGCCCTCGCCGTCGGCCGACGGGGAGACGCCCGGCCCGGACGTCCTCGAGACCGCGACCAACGCCGCCGTCCGCGGCGCCGACCGCGAGCACGGCGGCTGGGGCGGCGGTGGCGGCCCGAAGTTCCCCCAGCCCGGCCGCCTCCAGTCCCTCGCCCGCGCCGCCGAGCGCGACGGCCGCGAGGACGCCCGCGAGGTCCTCACCGAGACGCTTTCCGCGATGGTCTCCGGCGGCCTGTTCGACCACGTCGGCGGCGGCTTCCACCGCTACTGCACCGACCGGGAGTGGGTCGTCCCCCACTTCGAGAAAATGCTGTACGACAACGCCGAGATTCCCCGCGCCCTCCTGACGGGCTACCAGCTGACGGGCGAGGAAGCCTACGCCGAGGCCGCCGCCCGGACCTTCGCGTTCGTCGAGCGCGAACTGACCCACGACGGGGGCGGCTTCTACAGCACGCTCGGCGCGCAGAGTCCCGCCTTCGACGAGGACGGCGAGGCTGGCGAGGACGAGGAGGGCGCGTTCTACGTCTGGACGCCCGAGCAGGTCGAGGCGGCAGTCGAGGACGAGACCGACGCCGACCTCTTTCGCGACCGCTTCGGCGTGACCGAGCGGGGCAACTTCGAGGGAGCGACGGTGCTGACGATCAGCGAGAGCGTCGCGGACCTGGCGGCGTCGTACGACCTCGACGAGAGCGAGGTCGAACAGCGCCTCGAACGCGCCCGCGAGCAGGTCTTCGAGGCCCGCGCCGAGCGCCCGCGGCCGGACCGCGACGAGAAGGTGCTGGCTGGCTGGAACGGCCTCATGGTCTCCGCGCTCGCCGAGGGCGCCCTCATCCTCGACGACGCGTACGCCGAGCGGGCCGCCGACGCGCTCTCCTTCGTCCGCGAGCACCTCTGGGACGATGCGGAGGGGGAGCTGAAGCGCAGATTCAAGGGCCAAGACGTCCGCATCGACGGCTACCTCGAAGACTACGCCTTCCTCGCGCGGGGAGCCCTCGACCTCTTCCAGGCGACCGGCGAGGTCGAGCACCTCGCGTTCGCGCTGGACCTGGGCCGCGCGATCGAGCGGGAGTTCTGGGACGAGGAGGACGAGACGCTGTACTTCACCCCCGAGAGCGGCGAGTCGCTAGTGGCCCGGCCGCAGGAGCTGACCGACCAGTCGACGCCCTCCAGCGCCGGCGTCGCCGTCCAGACCCTCTTCGCGCTGGACCACTTCACCGACCACGACCGCTTCGCCGGAATCGCCGAGGGCGTCCTGGCGACCCACGCCAACGACGTCGAGGCCAGCCCGATGCAACACGCTTCGCTCGTCGTCGCCGCCGACCAGTACCACGAGGGCGAACTCGAACTGACGCTGGTCGCCGAGGACGTCCCGGCCGAGTGGCGCGAGACGCTCGCCGAGACGTACGTCCCCGGACGCCTGCTGGCCTGGCGGCCGGCCGACGACGGCGAACTGGAGCGGTGGCTCGACGCGCTGGACCTGACCGAGGCGCCACCGATCTGGGCCGACCGCGGGCAGCGCGACGGCGAGCCGACGGTCTACGCCTGCCGGAACTTCGCCTGCTCGCCGCCGGACCGCGAGATAGCGAGCGCGCTGGAGTGGGCTGCGGAAGAAGTCTAG
- a CDS encoding thioredoxin family protein, with product MPLETMEPNPVWVEDAYSDTVETLEEHGDELTFRVWGGDWCKDCRSQLPDFGAALEAAEVPDENVEHYPVEKEDDGSKVGPKVEEYDIELIPTVVVEKEGEEIARFVEEEPVPISVYLADEIEAALA from the coding sequence ATGCCACTTGAGACCATGGAGCCGAACCCGGTGTGGGTCGAGGACGCCTACTCGGACACCGTCGAGACGCTCGAGGAACACGGCGACGAACTGACGTTCAGGGTATGGGGCGGCGACTGGTGCAAGGACTGCCGCTCGCAGCTCCCGGACTTCGGCGCGGCCCTGGAGGCGGCCGAGGTGCCCGACGAGAACGTGGAGCACTACCCGGTCGAGAAGGAAGACGACGGCAGCAAGGTCGGCCCGAAGGTCGAGGAGTACGACATCGAGCTGATCCCGACCGTCGTCGTCGAGAAAGAGGGCGAGGAGATCGCCCGCTTCGTCGAGGAGGAGCCCGTCCCCATCTCGGTCTACCTGGCCGACGAGATCGAAGCGGCGCTGGCCTGA
- a CDS encoding PLP-dependent cysteine synthase family protein: MKESILETLGSPLVAVESPEDATVAAKVESFNPGGSAKDRPATAMIEAAEDAGEVTPGDTLVEPTSGNTGIGLAMAGAVKGYDVRLIMPGSKSPERRQIMEAYGADIELVDGDISDARERADELDEQDGFLQLRQFENEANPQAHYETTGPEILDQVGDRTVDALVAGVGTGGTISGIGRRLREEFPEMRIVAVEPEDNAVLSGMEPGTGEDSFQGMGPGFVSDNLDVDLLDDVTTVGLDAAEAESRRLAREEGILVGQSSAASNLAAREEAERLVDEGAEDPLVVTVFWDSGERYMSTGMFEDYNRD, from the coding sequence ATGAAGGAGTCTATCCTGGAGACGCTGGGGTCGCCGCTCGTGGCGGTGGAGTCGCCCGAGGACGCGACCGTCGCGGCGAAGGTAGAGTCGTTCAACCCCGGCGGATCGGCCAAGGACCGCCCGGCGACGGCGATGATCGAAGCAGCGGAGGACGCTGGCGAGGTCACGCCGGGCGACACGCTCGTCGAGCCGACCAGCGGCAACACGGGCATCGGGCTGGCGATGGCCGGCGCGGTGAAGGGCTACGACGTGCGCCTGATCATGCCCGGCTCGAAGTCGCCCGAGCGCCGACAGATCATGGAGGCCTACGGTGCCGACATCGAACTGGTCGATGGCGACATCTCGGACGCGCGCGAGCGGGCCGACGAGCTCGACGAGCAGGACGGGTTCCTCCAGCTCCGGCAGTTCGAGAACGAGGCGAACCCGCAGGCGCACTACGAGACGACCGGTCCGGAGATTCTCGACCAGGTCGGCGACCGGACCGTCGACGCGCTCGTGGCCGGCGTCGGCACCGGGGGAACCATCAGCGGGATCGGACGCCGGCTCCGGGAGGAGTTCCCCGAGATGCGGATCGTCGCCGTCGAACCCGAGGACAACGCCGTGCTCTCCGGCATGGAACCCGGCACCGGCGAGGACAGCTTCCAGGGCATGGGCCCGGGCTTCGTCAGCGACAACCTCGACGTCGACCTGCTCGACGACGTGACGACGGTGGGCCTCGACGCGGCCGAAGCGGAGTCCCGCCGGCTGGCGCGCGAAGAGGGGATCCTCGTGGGCCAGTCCTCTGCCGCGTCGAACCTGGCCGCCCGCGAGGAGGCCGAGCGGCTGGTCGACGAGGGCGCCGAGGACCCGCTCGTCGTGACGGTCTTCTGGGACAGCGGCGAGCGCTACATGTCGACGGGCATGTTCGAGGACTATAATAGAGATTGA
- a CDS encoding DUF5804 family protein, with amino-acid sequence MTQVCLVGDGEVNLRYELLSRETARDALATYDLREPFANSLAVETVSLGAAVSLLNDLDWYLVRFADAALVREPSISETEWLSRDLATAVRDDAVDDGESGRFLSVYGVVEREDGPPKLVEPMLVTRTGDSIPAYDLRDVSDTLVVRVTADEFGA; translated from the coding sequence ATGACGCAGGTCTGTCTGGTGGGCGACGGGGAGGTCAACCTCAGGTACGAACTCCTCTCGCGGGAGACGGCCCGCGACGCCCTGGCGACCTACGACCTGCGGGAGCCGTTCGCCAACTCGCTGGCGGTCGAGACGGTCAGCCTGGGGGCTGCCGTCTCGCTTCTGAACGACCTCGACTGGTACCTCGTGCGGTTCGCCGACGCGGCGCTGGTCCGCGAGCCGTCGATCAGCGAGACGGAGTGGCTCTCGCGGGACCTCGCGACGGCCGTCCGGGACGACGCGGTCGACGACGGGGAGAGCGGGCGGTTCCTCTCGGTGTACGGCGTCGTCGAGCGCGAGGACGGGCCGCCGAAGCTCGTCGAACCGATGCTGGTGACCCGGACGGGCGACTCCATCCCGGCGTACGACCTGCGAGACGTCTCGGACACGCTCGTCGTCCGCGTGACGGCCGACGAGTTCGGCGCGTGA